CCGTCTTGAACACTTTTCTtactgaaaagaaaagagtctTTTCTcgtaaaatatatgaataattgGGTTTAGAACTAGGGGTGAAAGTAAACAACACAAGAACCGAGTCAACCCAATGTAATCCGAAAAACCATTGTGAAATTTAGGCGGGTCAAACCCCTCTGAGTGGTTCTTTGGTCAGCAACCGAACCGACCCAACAAACCCGATGGGAACCCGAATCGAcccaaattttgaaaaaaaaaaacagagagagcaTTCGTCGGTGTGTAGCTGTTCATTCACTCCTCACTCAAATTCACCTCGCCCTGTGCTCCTCCGCCTCTGTCTCTACCTCCCTCCGATCTGCTCTTCCGCCGCTGCCTCCCCCTCCGCCTCCGACGAGAATGCAAGCCTCCAGGGCTTTACGTCCCTCTGCTCTGCTGTCACACATAAACCCGAAACGAAACCCTCACGGCCTCCTCCGCTTCCCTCTACTCTGCTTGTAGTCTCGGACGCAGACCAAACCCTAATCGCCGTGATTGAAATTGAGGGaagttgtattttttttcatttggtGAATTCAATCCTAAGATTGGGAATCCTCCAGATGTACTTggtgaatgaaattttctgcGTTGATTTCATATGCCAAGGGACAAATCattggtttctttttttagaaCGTTGTTGGATGCGATGGAAAGAGTACTCTAGGGTGAAGCTGCTCTTGTGTTCATTGATGGATCGGGTTTATTGGGGACCCGATCCAAATTACCCGAACCACGGGCGGCTGGGTTTCATAGCtagttttgtttgttttaggtgGGGTACATCCCCAACCCGAAACTTGGTGCACCGATCCGAATTCAAAAAACCTGAACCAACCAAACTACTTTCACCCCAATTAGGTACTTAGCAAAAACAATGtaatttaataattcaaaacTGTTGCCCATGAGTATTTGCAACATATATTCTCAGGAAATGAGTATTATAATAAGATTATAATATCAATGCTaaataaaaggataaaaataatgatagaTTATTTCGTTCATACATTTAATATGtttgaaaatacaaaaaatcaTTATATAGAATGGAATGATATttagataaatattttttatgagaCAATTCTactaaataatgaaaattaaaagagtCACAAGCAAATTTGAACTCTTCTTTCGTCAATGTCTTCACTTTATTTCTTCTGAGATACTCTatcctttttattattattttttggttcttcatttttcttataattttagtTCTACTTCtcattctattttttttaacaaaaaattattttactttatttcatTTAGTATAATATTACCAAACAATATGACGGCAAAGTATTGCATCATCATCTCCTATatttaaattctaaaaaatttaatttgaaatatctttactaattaataaaaaattaaagagttAAAAACAAATTTGAACTCTCACTCTACCaacattttcactttttcccTTGAATTATTGtttcctttgctttttttttttaaatttcaattctaCTTTAACGTCAGTTATAcgtcatttcttttttttttaggttaatCAAGTAAAAGGTACGAACTTtacttgaattttcaattctagcACGATCAATTTGGAAATAGTATAAATAGGTACGACTTTTCGTTTTAGTTTCAAATCCAGCATGCTGTtgaatttttcatcaattttaacAATAGCGGCTAACTAGGCATTAATGATGCAAAATATCGTAACATTATTCGATAAGTGGAAATAtgtgaaattaaataaaaatatatgggatCCACTTATTGTGCTGATTtgagactaaaatgaaaaggtcGTGTAAGATTTTAAACTAAAATGAAATGTCGTGCCTTTTTATACTATTTTCAAAAGATTGTGGTAAAATTGAGAATTCAAGTAAACGTCGTGTTAAATTtgagactaaaatgaaaagtcTGACCTTCCGTGTAATTTTCGAAAAGTTgtgatataattaaaaattcaagcaAAGTGTATGCCTTTATTGATGAttaatccttttcttttaagataattttacaaatttcaTCCAATATTACAAGCAAGTGTGATAGCATAATGTCACTTCATTTACAAAATTTTAGGGAGAACCGACCGCCTCCCtggataaattattttgtgcGTGACCTCTTTCATTGTTGATGTACGGATCATGTTCTGGGCAAAATATTCCGTCAAACTACTGCTCAAATTTGGTGGCCCTCTTGTAATTAAAGCCCATTCCCGGGGTAGTTACCTGATAAGAACAGGTGCTGCTCACCATCTAGTACATTTCACATCAACATCCCGAACGGCCGAAGCAGCTGGGACTGGGAGGACACTTATTTGGTACGGAAGGAAAAAGTCATAACTGTTATCTGcccattaatgaaaaaaaggcaaaaacaaaaaacaaaaaagaaaagaaaagaaaagggccGTCTCGTCATTTCGCGACCACCACAAGATCCTGCATGTGATCTTAGGGCCATGCTTCCTCCACGCCAAACGGGCCGAATCCTAGCCGTTCGTCCGTACACACAATTGACCGTACCCAACTACCGGAGAAGAATATTCCCAGCAACATTCCTTTAATCTTCGCCTGAATTTTTAATCTCCCCCGATGCAGTTTATGTCATCCCCGATATGGTCCTTGCTAATTTGGATACTGCAGTTTAATCCCCATACTTTCgtatttgtttcatttaaaCCCTACTATGTTTGTTACTTAGCCTAGATTGCCAAAGACGGTCCTGCCATATAAGGTCCTGGACTGGACAATGAGATTATGAAAGATCCCGGGCCTCATATCTCATAATAGGGACTCTCCCGTGACTTGTTCATACTTACGATTCCCGAAtcataaaaattgataaatttaattttcacgtTACAATTTGTCAAGAGTTTACATTACATTAAAATTTCACATAGCCTACAAGGAATTGAGCACATTTCTAATCCAAAGATTTAAACTAATAAGATCATAGTTTCCAACTATTTTATAGATTCAATATTCTCTCGGTATCTGTTCAATCTAGAATTGCATGATCCTTAATTGTTTTCTCTCACGCGGGTCAAAGTTTCTCAGTTCAACTTCTACTGGTGGCTCGACGGTTTTGATTCCCGAACCTGTCAGCAAATATGACCGAAATGCAATGATGTTGTGAGATATATTGAGAGCCTTCCCAGACTTGCAAGGAGCATTTTGTGATTTCACATAAGTTCAGAGTCCAGAACCGAAATTGAAGCGGAAcctcgtctctctctctctctctctctctctctctcactctctctctctgcgctGTTTCGCTTCGTTCGCATAAAAGGAAGGGAGCGGAGAGGGAGAAACCCCCCAAAAATCAGAGcctcagagagagagagagagagagagtgatgaGTGAAGCGCTTCTGAGAGAGTACAGAGTCTGCGAGGAGATTGGCCGGGGGAGGTTCGGAGCCGTTTCTCTCTTCCAGTCGCTTGACCCGACCCGACCCGGATCCTTCGCCGTCAAGTCCATCAGCAAGGCCTCCGTCTCCGGCGACGATCTCGACTCCCAGTGCCTCCTCTCCGAGCCCAAgatcctctccctcctctcccCCCACCCCAACATTGTTCAGGTAAATCAAATCCCCCATTCCACCCTCTTCTCATCTCTTCTTCACAAATCTGCGGCCGATCGAACGCTCGGCAGGACCACGTGTGTCCTCGGTCTATCGGCATTCGGTAATTTTTGTTTGTTCAATTGTTGCAGATTTACGATGTGTACGAGGATTCGACCCACCTCCACATGGTGCTCGACCTCTGCAACGGCCCGGACCTCCACCAGCTCCTCGTCAATGCGGGCCGGCCATTCTCGGAGTCGGAGGCGGCACCGCTCTTCGCACAGCTCATGCGGGCCGTCGCCCACTGCCACCGCCATGGGGTGGCCCACCGCGACATCAAGCCCGACAACATCCTCTTCGACCCCACTGGCCGCCTCAAGCTCGCCGATTTCGGGTCAGCCGACACATTCTCTGCCGGGCCACTCTCCGGGTTGGTGGGCACGCCCTACTACGTGGCCCCCGAAGTGGTGGCGGGCAGGGCCTACGGGGAGAAGGTAGACGTGTGGAGCGCCGGGGTGGTACTCTACATGATGTTGGCTGGGTTCCCGCCCTTCTACGGCGAGACGGCGGTGGAGATATTCAACGCAGTCCTGAGGGCCAACCTGAGGTTTCCAGTGAGGACTTTCGGGTCGGTCTCGCCCGCGGCCAAGGACCTGCTGAGGAGGATGCTCTGCAAGGACATTTCCCGGCGGTTATCAGCGGAGCAGGCTCTCAGTAAGTGAACAGAACTTGACCCCCGAATTATTTTACCACATAGgaataaaatgacatttttcCCTTTCGTAATAAATTTGTAAGAAAATCATCAAAAAGAAGGGTTGGTGAAATTTTGTTACAAATTGAGGGGCATGCAACAGCATGTATTGGTTGGTATCAtcaaacttcttttttttggggtcaTCATTTCAATTTgctaaatttttttccttatttgatGATTACATTGTGATTTTTGGGTATTTTTGAAGGGTTTTTCAGTAGGTTATTTGCTTTCGCCtgcaaaaataatttaattttttttagattatcTCAGTGGAATTGGTTAATAATGAGTGACGATATATGCCAGAtctttttctgatttttcaattatttttccgtTATTTTCTGCACTTTCATAGaagatatttatttcttttaactGCCCTGGTTTTACGCCAACGACCAAACCGTATCGAAGGTATCCATTTCAACCTCAGGGATTTGCGGATTTGGTTCCAAAAGGATTTTTGTGGACCCGATCTTGGGCAAAGACCGTACCGATTGAGATTTGCTCGAGCGGTACGGAATTGCTAAAAAGTCCCCTGTCGTGGACTAAAAGTTTCTCCTGATGAATTTCGGTTCAGGAAATCCGTGGACTGCGAGCGGTGGAGTAGTTGACAATGACAAGAACGACCCAACCTAAGAAAGAGATGGTCCGCCCGATACAACGGGAGGAATGCATGGATGTATATAGATTTGCATCATAAGGGTGCAAAGTTTCCAATGCTTGAGCTCTCTGGGAGAATTCCATTTTGCAGATGATTTTCCGGAGGAGGCCCCCGCTCGAAGTCGTTTCCAGTTTTTCCGCTTTTCGGTTTTGCCATGGCTGAGAAGATTTTGTAGAGAGTAAAGATGTGAATAGGTCCTTTGAACAGTCGAAATATGAAGGTTTTTCCTTTGTCCATGATTgccataatttcttttaattttgttgtagttatttattttgtgctttttttttttgggtgaaatacGGGCCGAAGTTCAATTGCTTCAAAGGCATTACGAGATAGTTCCCGAAATTATCCGTAAGAGATTATCAGCCGATTGATCGTTATTGTCGTGAGGGCAAATAACGGCCAAGGTGTCAGAGGAAAAAATAGTCCAACTGGATAATCACGGGAGGATTCTATGCGCCATCAATGAATAAACAATGTTGTATCAATCAACATTGTCCTAGAAAATTTATTGGTACAGTAAGaatctttaaattatttttgaaaaaattttcacaaaaataaaagaatatttaaaaattcccTAATCAATGGTTAAAACTGTTGTGTATTCACATTAATATTTGCAGGAGGTGGTGTTCTTTCGTGTTTAAAACATGTCTGGTGCTCTAGGAAGATCTCGCGTCGACACTGGACATATGagatttttcttaaaatgaaTAGTTGGcagtgaaaaattttaatggtTGCGAGATTTAGAATAAGTTCAACTATGCAGCTTGGTGGTGTTAATTTATATGAGTTTCCTACCTAACACGTCCACATTAGATTAGTGACGGTGTTAGCCTACGTGTGTGTCCACATCAGATTTTCGTTGCCCCATTTAACAGCTAGACCAAGTTGGTAGACAGAGTAATCTCTCAATGACCAAATCGTTAGCAAAATACTTTTAAAGACCAAAATGTTGACTCGCCAATCTTTCAAAAACACCAAATGGATAGTATAACTCTAATTAATATCTTACTAGCGCCAGCTAAACTCAAGATCATCAAAAATATGGAAATGATGGAAGATTTTGGTGCCAAAACATAGATgctagatttttattttattagaaaagaGGGACTTCGTACTCTGATATTTTTTGTGAACTAACTCCAATATATAATGGGACTTCGTACTAGTTGGCATGCGATGCACTGATTAATAATGGACCTCGAGCCAAAGACAGGTTATTAAGGTCCGACATGGAATCCCAAGAATAAATCCGTATCTAGAGAGGATCTAAATTTGAATAACTTACGTgttacaataaatatatatatatatatatatatatatatatatatgtgcctATATATTATTAGCCATCTCGTTGtcaaaaaatatgaataattgAAGGTATGCTTACAATGCTTAACCAAAAGTGAGAGAGGAAGTCAATGCAATAGCCGGGGTATTTAGATAGCACCACAGAAGTTCCGGCATATAAGGAGAAACAAAGACATGTAAATATAAATTGGAGGTGGTACATAGGGTGTCCTTATTAAATGAGCAGTCATCCATGGCAAAAGGGTTTATTCATGTGTCAAACCCCTATGCCACTTCCAAAAGCCAAATATTGTGTAAagaaatatgcatatatttattattgattataatttatagaatTTGGTATATGGATGGTTGGATCCTTTCTTCCGGTGGTCCGCTTGAGCACTCGCAGCTTTACGTAGTCATCAGATTGATAGATACGTCTATGTAGAAGGCCATACAATTCTTCGTCATCATCAATTCCTTGATTAAGTTGGcacattttaatatttgtcgTCTCTCCATGCATGGGAGCATTTTATTGGTTTCTTCCTCTGTCTCCACCACACGGTCTTCTTTAAGgtaagaaaaattcaaatcaGATTTGACTATCAGAGCATCCGCAGTGCAAGGGCCAATTTCAAGGGCCAATTCCCCTTTGGGGGCCCCACATGTGATCAAATAAGCGAAGTCCTATTCTGCGACATTCAGATAGTCCTaacttgattttttcttttaaaaaacaCTTAcatgtttattaatttattaatatatttactcaataaattaacttttaattttccgattttaattaaaattgcaattatttgatatttatttttatttttcaatttaaattttcaacaaaaatattaattacgGATAAGATCGAATGATTAACAATAACATTACATTATTTAAACACTACATTAGAAAATACATTACATAGTGAACGAGATGTCATAATTGAAACACTAAAAAGTTACGAATAGATAATTCATAAGCGATCATGCCCTTCTTGACGGTTATGAAGCTACCAAAGATGTTCCACCAAATTCGCCTACAATTGTCGATGCTTTTGTTTATCACGAAGGTGCTCCTTTGGATATACCTTAGAGATGGAGTAATATTTCCCTCAGACCTTTGCACTggtcccacggccacttcttCTTTGTCATTATCTAGGAGTGGGTCAAATCTTCGGGCATACATTTCATGCTCATCTTCAACAATCATATTATGCAAAATAGAGCTTGTAGAATGCCAAATGCATGCTCAATATCTTTTCGTACCTCTTCTTCACATGTAGCGACTAACTTCCTTTTATCTCCTTGTGGATGAGAGATTATTTTGACAAATGTCATCCATTCAGAATATATCTCATCCATTAAGTAGTACCCTATTTGGTAAAATATGATCAATAagaaatttgtaattttatatacTGAAACCACTatgaattttgatttctcCTTTAAAATATGTGaatatttcatattaaaatCTAGTCTCTAACATGTATGTTATAAAAAATTCCTtacaatattttgaattatatttttaaaataaaacagATTCTGCACAGTTTAAATTGAGTAGATAATAGTTTTAAACCAATGACCTTTCACTCCAATACCAACATCAAATATTGCAATATCTATGTTTACTATACAATTCTACAATTGTTATTTaaagattatatttttttcccattttaactttatctttaaatttttagattttatttttttaaaaattccaaAGGAAACGGCCCTGTGAGAttcaaaaagaataaaaaaattttgattagtTTGAACCTATTTACGTTATTTGTTATAGAGAATAGTGGAAATCAAAATGTGAATAAAACTCAGTCACTCAAAtctaaatatattgaaatatattgaaacattttagTATTATCATTTTTAAGAGAAAGATTtgtggactttttttttttggggaactTGATCCCAGTGGCCTACTTGTTCTCATATATAGGAGTGGATCATAAATGAAAATGAGTTCcatttatattttacataataATTCTCTAAAGTTCTTTTAGCACCATCATACTAAAGTTGGAAAACAAGTGTGAGTActctaataataaaatttattaaaattcagTGGGGTCAACTGATCCCTCTAAtttaattacactggtggaTCCGCCCTTGCCATTAAGAAACTGATTATGCAATTGATTATGCAATTATTTTTGTCAATTATGAAATAGggataaaaggaaaaacattGGCACAGAGAATTTCATCAATAAGAatgaaaattacttttttttttaataaaagggGTATAGTATAATGACGTACGCTCTCATCACTAATCAAGAGGTTTCATGTTCGATACCTAGTGCGACTACCAATACCCCTCCTTATTagctattatgatttttatttaattatgttAGACCTACGGACCTCcctgtaaccgaaaaaaataaattcttttttttaactgAAAACAACTACCACTATACTGAATTCCTTTTCTCTAACTATACTGTTTGGAAACAAAAATCGTGAGTTAGGTATTATCATAGTAGGTCAACAGCTTCCACAtcgatttatttttctctagtTTTGGCCATGAAAGCAACCCCATTTCTAATTAGGTTTCATGAGGTTCATTTTCATCAAAAAGTGTCCGCTGTGTCCTTCAAGTATGTCCGTCTCCATTGCAATACATTCGTGGTTGATAGCACAATAAATTAACGAAAAGAAATTGTCATATTATTACTGTGAGATATTTATCGTCTAGGAATTTAAAATAAGATTCAATGACCAttaaggtatatatatatatatatatatatattttagagAATTATGAGTGATTCAAATTCTGCTTTTAGATATTTAATGagcatttggtttcaaagtaaaattattcTATTACTCTACTTTACATGATAAAGACAAAATAGttgggaaaatttattattaaaaattaattgtgatAATTATTAAGAGAAAGTATGTGtgtgaatttattataaaattagagaaaaaaataaaaaaaatgaatattaagaaaatttattattagaaaattaattataataataattaaaaaaaatacatgaaagaatttagtattaaattggagaaaaaataaaaagcaatGAATGTGTCGTTGactttgatttttcatttttattgtgtTACTGTCTACGAAATTTTATGGGCGAGTCAGAGATTTAGACCTACGCACTGCTATTTCGTTTGGATTTTACACGAACAACTCTCCAGTCTTTCCACGTGACTATTTAATTTGCTAGGCGCGCTATGGGCAATTCCAAGAGTGTCGTAGCGAAATACCAATCAGTCTCACCAAGTTTAATTCGCAGCTTCTCGGCTCGTGAGGTCCGAAGGGTTAGCTAGTGGTTAGATTCTGTGATAAGAGTTCTACTGGCAAATGAATGCTGTCTAGACGACGTAGCGGCTTGACGATTTAACCAATGAGATCCTCCCAAACGTGCACGTAGAGTTATGCCATCTCGAACTAATAGATGGCTGGAAAGCCAATCTAAAATAAGTGCACTCCCGCTCCTCGGGAGGACTGTGACGCGTCGATCTCGGCTGCGTATATAGCCCAAGCAAAAGCTTATCAGATAAATaaaacttaattagttaatgtCGGTTATTCTCTAATCAATTTTTCCGCGGTTGTCTAGGGGCTTAGGAGGGCGAGCTACGATGTGTAAGGTCTATGACGGttaaaaatcaataaacaCTTTTGAGCTATGGAATTGAATGAGCGCCTGAAAATTGGATTATTCGAGACGATGGTAGAAACTGGAACTCTTGAGTGCTTAGAAAAAATTCCAAGAAGATGCTTAAGTAGCCATGTAAAAAACCCCAATTCTCTTCACAAATACATGGCACAATCAATCTTCacggtgcgtttggattcagagttaaaataactttaattttgattgtgaaaaataacaaatgagttgggattataaatttgacttgggaaacgtgtatttttattgtttttgttgtgtagtgtgttgagttaaagttaaagttaaaaattttttatttgggaaatatgtatttttattgtgtagtgtgttgagttaaaattaaaattaaaatcaaagtgattttaactctataaACAAATAGGCCCTCAGTGTCCATAGACTGTCCACCTTCTTTATTTCTCTCCTGCCATTAAACTATGAATAGAGGATGAGAAAAGGAATTTAAGGCAATATCACATTTTCTCGTCTATGAGCCAATAAATTAGAGGTATAACATGTGTCGCTTTATTGTCTGTCATATTAGGCCATGGATTTCTATTATaatgggaaaaggaaaaaaaatgaaggaaaCAAAGAACTCGTTTATGAGAATATTTAGGGGCTCTGAAAGCTCAATTTACTGTTCGTTCAAATTCAGCCCCATGAGCTCCTCCTTTTCCACTGCTAGCCCATCAACattgaattttatattttttttcatagagAAATTTCTGATCAACTTGGGCGGACTTTTGGGCTTCCACTCTTAGGTTGAGTCCGAACAAATTGGACTTCAAGTGTGGTCTGCTATATGAACTAATATTAGTTTATGAGCTTTTGAAATTGAGCTCATTAGATacccaattaaatttttataaggTCCAAATCATGAAATTATATGGGCTTATTACACGGACACTTTCTTGTGCTAAGGCCCATGGTCGACCTAGAACGAGCATCGACTACAAAATTAACTAAGAATCCTCGACTAATATGAGTTAGTTCAAGCTGGTCACCACTTGTTCTCCCGATGCAAGGTGTAAAGTTTgagttttgtaaataaaaagaattcaaAATTGAGAGATATTTATCTTTTAGTGGGTCGATCTCGAGAGTTCTACCCTTAATGGACTGATTCTACTTGAATTGAATTAGGGCTTTCACAAATCAAAAGCTCAAATTTATCAACGTCATGCTCGCCCATTCTGCTACGGCCATTCTACTGGGAATTGATAAAaactaaatatattttttcattattatgtCTCCATGGTTCGAGTTATATATCTCGTAGGAGCAAACGGTCGCAGTTACATCAAAATTGTACATAATAAATATCAGAGCATAGGTTCCAAACAGTGTGCATCTACATGCCtcctattttattaatttcacgGGTTGCAACTTTTTAGGATTGCAATTCGTATCAGTTTTCGCACCTTTAGGAATAGGCATTGGACAAGCAAACTTGCAGCATGTATAGAGATAGATGAAAAGCAGAGGAATTCAAAACCTAGACCTGGTAAAACATGGATTATAGTACAAAaaccatatatgtataaatcaCGATGACCccttaaaattacaaataatgTAGAACAATGGACTTACATATACAACCAATAACATTCAAATAACACCATAACCAACAACAGACACTGTGACCAGTACATGCCGCGAAAGAATTTAAACATGCTCGAAGAGAACGGAAGCTACATTATTGCATGCACAAACTTTATGAACTACAAAGATGATTCAAATTGCTCGGACTGCGTTGATCGAATGTCTTTTTGATCCGTTCTGTTCTCAGGGAGCAGGTGCTATCCTCCCGAGCTCGGTAGTGTTCTCCTCTTCATCATTCTCACCGGTTAGATCCTCGAGTGATTTTCCCTTCGATTCAGGAACAAGCAGAGTGAACGCTGCGCCCACAAGGTTGATGACACCGAGCATGATGAGCGAGTTCTTCACGCCGATACCAGGTGGGTAGCCAGCGTCGGTCTTGCTCGGGTCCTTACTTTGAGCTGCATAGAGGAAACCAAATGCGCCCACTATGGCTCCAGCCTTTCCAGCAGCTGCAGATATCCCATGACAGGTCGATCTCAACCTTGCCGGGAAGATCTCGGCAGGAACCACGAAGGTGGTCGCATTTGGCCCAAAGTTGGCGAAGAAGAATGTAAACGAGTAGAGCACGACGAAGCTAATGTGATTCCCCTTCTTTATCCAGTGGTCGTAAGGAATCGCGAGTGCAAACATGAATATTGTCATCATCGCGAAGCCCATGATCTGGATGAAAAACCTACCGAGGATGTCGATTAAGGCCACAGTGAACCAGTAACCGGGGACTGTACTGCAAAGAGCTATCAGCGTCTGTGCCCTTGCGATTTTGTACACTTCATGGATCGCGTTCATGGTTTTAGCTGGCGGGATCCAGCCAATGGCGCTGAATATGTCCTTCTGGAAGAGATTCTGACTGTAGAAAGCAATGTCCAGCAAGAACCACGTGCTGGTGGTCCCAAGCAAGTGAAGGCCGTGCCGGCGGGCAAATTCCTTAGAGAACAAGCCATAGTTCTTCCTTGTGTCCCGAGCAAGCTTATCGACCTTTTCTTGTTCTGCTTCGAGATCCACCTGCAACACCTTGGACATATCTGTAGCAGCTTGCTTTGCGTTCTTGGCAACTAGAGCGGTGTACCGGGCTGTCTCGGGCATCTTCATCCGCCAGTAATAAGTGAGAGCAGCGGGGAGGGCTCCAAACATGAGTATGATACGCCAGATATAGTCAG
This is a stretch of genomic DNA from Punica granatum isolate Tunisia-2019 unplaced genomic scaffold, ASM765513v2 Contig00397, whole genome shotgun sequence. It encodes these proteins:
- the LOC116190219 gene encoding phosphoenolpyruvate carboxylase kinase 2-like, whose amino-acid sequence is MSEALLREYRVCEEIGRGRFGAVSLFQSLDPTRPGSFAVKSISKASVSGDDLDSQCLLSEPKILSLLSPHPNIVQIYDVYEDSTHLHMVLDLCNGPDLHQLLVNAGRPFSESEAAPLFAQLMRAVAHCHRHGVAHRDIKPDNILFDPTGRLKLADFGSADTFSAGPLSGLVGTPYYVAPEVVAGRAYGEKVDVWSAGVVLYMMLAGFPPFYGETAVEIFNAVLRANLRFPVRTFGSVSPAAKDLLRRMLCKDISRRLSAEQALRNPWTASGGVVDNDKNDPT
- the LOC116190221 gene encoding probable inorganic phosphate transporter 1-3, which translates into the protein RGAFIAASCHAGFGILAGGIVALIVSLSFDHAYNAPAYEVDPVGSTVPQADYIWRIILMFGALPAALTYYWRMKMPETARYTALVAKNAKQAATDMSKVLQVDLEAEQEKVDKLARDTRKNYGLFSKEFARRHGLHLLGTTSTWFLLDIAFYSQNLFQKDIFSAIGWIPPAKTMNAIHEVYKIARAQTLIALCSTVPGYWFTVALIDILGRFFIQIMGFAMMTIFMFALAIPYDHWIKKGNHISFVVLYSFTFFFANFGPNATTFVVPAEIFPARLRSTCHGISAAAGKAGAIVGAFGFLYAAQSKDPSKTDAGYPPGIGVKNSLIMLGVINLVGAAFTLLVPESKGKSLEDLTGENDEEENTTELGRIAPAP